A stretch of the Danio rerio strain Tuebingen ecotype United States chromosome 18, GRCz12tu, whole genome shotgun sequence genome encodes the following:
- the rnf7 gene encoding RING-box protein 2 translates to MAEMDDGDEPGLGHSHSGSSGSKSGGDKMFSLKKWNAVAMWSWDVECDTCAICRVQVMDACLRCQAENKQEDCVVVWGECNHSFHNCCMSLWVKQNNRCPLCQQDWVVQRIGK, encoded by the exons ATGGCGGAGATGGACGACGGTGATGAGCCAGGTTTAGGACATTCTCACAGCGGTTCTTCTGGGTCCAAATCAGGGGGAGACAAAATGTTTTCCCTGAAGAAGTGGAACGCGGTGGCCATGTGGAGCTGGGATGTGGAGTGTGACACCTGCGCTATTTGTCGCGTTCAAGTTATGG ATGCCTGCTTGAGGTGTCAGGCCGAAAACAAACAAGAAGACTGCGTTG TGGTGTGGGGAGAGTGCAACCACTCCTTCCACAACTGCTGCATGTCCCTCTGGGTGAAGCAGAACAATAGATGCCCACTATGCCAACAGGACTGGGTGGTACAGAGGATCGGCAAGTGA